The proteins below come from a single Tiliqua scincoides isolate rTilSci1 chromosome 16, rTilSci1.hap2, whole genome shotgun sequence genomic window:
- the ST6GALNAC4 gene encoding alpha-N-acetyl-neuraminyl-2,3-beta-galactosyl-1,3-N-acetyl-galactosaminide alpha-2,6-sialyltransferase → MQVLHRLFFTVVVLCTCSLLYVLLCLRFCLSSCWLGCQSPGEQERRLPAASGAVVFQGYVSVPDGKPLVRTPCRHCAVVSSSGQMLGSRSGKEIDGKECVLRMNQAPTRGYEEDVGSRSTVRVVSHTSIPLILRNQSYFFKQSRDTIYVIWGPAKLMSRDKVGLAYRTLQKMKEMYPSIHLYTLTEKMMAHCDELFQLETGKNRMKSGSFLSTGWFTMVLAMELCEQIFVFGMVSENYCRDKGQPPVPYHYFEKGRLDECRMYLAHERAPRGGHRFITEKAVFSRWAKKRKIVFTHPSWPEG, encoded by the exons ATGCAGGTGCTT CATCGCCTGTTCTTTACCGTAGTTGTCCTGTGCACCTGCTCTCTCCTCTACGTCTTGCTCTGCCTGCGGTTCTGTCTGTCGTCCTGTTGGCTTGGCTGTCAGTCCCCAGGAGAACAGGAAAGGCGTTTGCCGGCAGCCTCCGGGGCCGTCGTGTTCCAGGGCTACGTCAGCGTTCCCGATGGAAAG CCACTGGTGCGTACCCCATGTCGTCACTGTGCCGTGGTGTCTAGCTCGGGGCAGATGCTGGGCTCGCGCTCCGGGAAGGAGATTGACGGGAAGGAGTGTGTCTTGCGCATGAACCAGGCCCCCACCCGGGGCTACGAGGAAGATGTGGGCAGCCGAAGCACTGTCCGGGTGGTCTCGCACACCAGCATCCCCCTTATCTTGCGGAACCAGTCCTACTTCTTCAAGCAGTCCAGGGATACCATCTATGTCATCTGGGGTCCCGCCAAGCTGATGAGCCGGGACAAGGTGGGCTTGGCCTACCGGACCCTGCAGAAGATGAAGGAGATGTACCCAAGCATTCACCTCTACACCCTCACGGAAAAGATGATGGCCCACTGTGACGAGCTCTTCCAACTTGAGACGGGGAAGAACCG GATGAAGTCTGGTTCCTTCCTGAGCACTGGCTGGTTCACCATGGTCTTGGCGATGGAGCTGTGCGAGCAGATTTTCGTCTTTGGCATGGTCAGCGAGAACTACTGCAG AGATAAGGGCCAACCCCCGGTGCCTTATCACTACTTTGAGAAGGGTCGACTGGATGAATGCAGGATGTACCTGGCCCACGAGAGAGCCCCCCGCGGCGGGCACCGCTTCATCACCGAGAAGGCGGTCTTTTCTCGCTGGGCGAAGAAGCGGAAGATTGTCTTCACTCACCCTTCGTGGCCGGAAGGATAG